Proteins from a genomic interval of Pseudomonas silesiensis:
- the tnpB gene encoding IS66 family insertion sequence element accessory protein TnpB (TnpB, as the term is used for proteins encoded by IS66 family insertion elements, is considered an accessory protein, since TnpC, encoded by a neighboring gene, is a DDE family transposase.), producing the protein MIRIDTIWLAIEPMDMRAGTETALARVVAVFGAAKPHCAYLFANRRANRMKVLVHDGVGIWLAARRLNQGRFFWPGVRHGSEVELDAEQLQALVLGLPWQRVGSAGAITVL; encoded by the coding sequence ATGATTCGCATCGATACCATCTGGCTTGCCATCGAGCCCATGGACATGCGCGCCGGCACTGAAACCGCGCTGGCGCGAGTTGTCGCGGTGTTCGGTGCGGCGAAGCCGCACTGTGCTTATCTGTTCGCCAACCGCCGCGCCAATCGTATGAAAGTGTTGGTGCATGACGGCGTGGGGATTTGGCTTGCAGCCCGGCGCTTGAATCAAGGGCGCTTCTTTTGGCCAGGCGTGCGGCACGGCTCTGAAGTCGAGTTGGATGCAGAGCAACTTCAAGCCTTGGTGCTCGGTTTACCTTGGCAACGCGTCGGTTCCGCAGGAGCCATCACGGTGCTCTAA
- a CDS encoding LLM class oxidoreductase has protein sequence MYRPSTVPYQEHRGFSQTFTPGHLSLGLFLPLEAFDGDTPSMLNQVTLAKRAEALGFTALWFRDVPLRDPGFGDVGQVFDPWVYLGYMAAHTSEIALGTASIAISLHHPLHTAKASASVDQLSGGRLILGVASGDRPVEFPAFYVDPERRGEIFREHYEVIRRAHSTSFEPIRWSGGELRGADLIPKPTTQVIPMLVTGNSRQSLDWIARESSGWINYPRVPNMQRLIVEDWRLEVMKQCGSVYKPFAQSLYIDLDANPSTAPTRIHLGFRLGRDHLRALLESLQEIGVDHVILNLKYGKRAAAEVIEELGTHIVPQFGVKAHPGAKKNG, from the coding sequence ATGTATCGACCAAGCACGGTGCCTTATCAGGAACATCGAGGGTTCAGCCAGACCTTCACTCCGGGTCATTTGAGCCTGGGCTTGTTCTTGCCTTTGGAGGCCTTCGATGGGGACACTCCGAGCATGCTCAATCAGGTCACATTGGCCAAGCGGGCAGAGGCGCTGGGCTTCACCGCGCTCTGGTTTCGCGACGTGCCTCTTCGGGACCCTGGTTTCGGCGATGTCGGCCAAGTCTTCGACCCCTGGGTTTACCTGGGCTATATGGCCGCTCATACGTCAGAGATAGCGCTTGGCACCGCATCCATTGCCATCTCTTTACACCATCCGCTGCACACGGCCAAGGCATCAGCCAGCGTCGATCAGTTGAGTGGAGGTCGCTTGATTCTGGGGGTAGCCTCCGGCGATCGCCCAGTGGAGTTTCCGGCCTTTTACGTCGATCCCGAACGGCGCGGAGAAATCTTTCGAGAGCACTACGAGGTGATTCGTCGAGCCCACAGCACCAGCTTCGAACCCATCCGCTGGAGCGGTGGTGAGCTGCGGGGCGCAGACCTCATTCCGAAACCCACAACCCAGGTCATTCCAATGCTCGTGACCGGCAATAGCCGCCAGTCACTGGATTGGATCGCGCGCGAAAGCAGCGGATGGATCAACTATCCACGCGTACCGAATATGCAGCGACTGATCGTGGAAGATTGGCGGCTGGAGGTCATGAAGCAATGTGGTTCCGTCTATAAGCCTTTCGCTCAGTCGCTTTACATCGACCTCGATGCGAACCCGTCCACTGCGCCCACCCGCATTCATTTGGGGTTCAGGCTCGGACGCGACCATCTCCGGGCTTTGCTGGAGTCGCTTCAGGAAATCGGAGTCGACCACGTCATCCTGAATCTCAAATACGGAAAGCGCGCTGCTGCAGAAGTCATTGAGGAGCTGGGCACTCACATCGTTCCGCAATTCGGAGTAAAGGCGCATCCTGGAGCGAAAAAAAATGGCTAG